The Juglans microcarpa x Juglans regia isolate MS1-56 chromosome 8S, Jm3101_v1.0, whole genome shotgun sequence genome has a window encoding:
- the LOC121244408 gene encoding probable aquaporin TIP3-2, which produces MPRRYAFRRAEEATHPDSIRATLAEFISTFIFVFAAEGSLLALGKIYKESGTTASELVAIALAHALSFFAAVSASINISGGHVNPAVTFGTLLGGRISVLLAVYYWVAQLLGAVVATLLLRLATNNMRPVGLYVASGVGEWNGLILEIVMTFSLVYTVYATAIDPKRGSLGTIAPLAIGFILGANILVGAPFDGACMNPARAFGPALVGWRWRIHWIYWVGPFLGGGLAGLVYEYMVIPTEIPHHTHQPLAPEDY; this is translated from the exons ATGCCTCGAAGATATGCGTTTAGGAGGGCAGAAGAGGCCACTCACCCGGACTCCATCAGAGCAACTTTGGCAGAATTCATTTCCACTTTCATCTTTGTCTTTGCTGCCGAAGGCTCTTTACTAGCTCTTG GCAAAATCTACAAGGAATCAGGCACAACTGCGTCCGAGCTGGTGGCCATCGCACTTGCGCATGCACTCTCCTTCTTTGCAGCCGTGTCAGCCAGTATAAACATATCCGGCGGCCATGTGAATCCTGCGGTCACCTTCGGCACACTCCTTGGTGGGAGGATCTCAGTTCTCCTTGCTGTCTACTACTGGGTCGCCCAGCTCCTGGGTGCAGTTGTGGCAACTCTCTTGCTAAGGCTTGCAACCAATAACATG AGACCAGTGGGGTTGTACGTAGCATCAGGGGTTGGGGAGTGGAATGGGCTGATATTGGAGATCGTGATGACATTCAGCCTGGTTTACACAGTTTATGCGACTGCCATTGATCCCAAACGTGGTAGCTTGGGGACGATTGCGCCTCTGGCAATTGGGTTCATCCTTGGGGCTAACATCCTGGTGGGGGCGCCGTTTGATGGAGCATGCATGAACCCTGCAAGAGCATTTGGACCAGCTTTGGTtggatggagatggaggattcATTGGATCTATTGGGTTGGTCCATTTTTAGGTGGGGGTCTGGCTGGACTTGTGTATGAGTACATGGTTATACCCACAGAGATTCCTCATCACACCCACCAGCCCTTGGCTCCTGAGGATTACTAG
- the LOC121244628 gene encoding uncharacterized protein LOC121244628 isoform X1 has protein sequence MAASMGKTQLMMKMKMMARGGHAFSSKSYQKSVRIEINKVVVGSHIQWRGKSYTASVASSDIPSDAQKRRRRVSKDERQAMVESFVNKYREMNGGKFPNLSFAQKQVGGCYYNVRKIIQELKHKSKMSSSDISKESPSRESKVSGSQISGAQKTLSKEGFHSSLVATQSNLLKGEAIACPLFEKPKDNEVKEAQENHRLKEETKLVSYQSIEISDTGNTKDVSPSGLKKAEDDKEGKALLNDFDFVPAEGHLLKGDVEKEEAQGGHSGYAVTESCLLMRESKKGLPTCPENAEDKRKEQAVSEDLANDDSLEFRAEQYQGSIELEKVAKDTSTRQKTDAEVPKKSSLWKSLKSFADGFVNIWRKM, from the exons ATGGCGGCCAGCATGGGGAAGACCCagttgatgatgaaaatgaagatgatggCAAGAGGAGGCCACGCCTTTTCTTCAAAATCGTACCAAAAATCAG TGCGTATCGAGATAAACAAAGTTGTTGTTGGTTCGCACATTCAGTGGCGCGGAAAGTCTTATACTGCCTCTGTTGCTTCTTCGGACATACCAAGTGATGCCCAGAAACGCCGGAGAAGGGTCTCCAAAGATGAACGCCAAGCTATGGTGGAATCTTTTGTCAACAA GTACCGGGAGATGAATGGAGGAAAATTCCCAAATTTAAGTTTTGCTCAAAAACAAGTGGGGGGATGTTATTATAATGTTAGAAAGATCATTCAGGAGCTAAAACACAAATCCAAGATGTCTTCCTCAGATATAAGTAAGGAAAGCCCATCACGGGAATCAAAGGTTTCTGGGTCACAAATATCTGGGGCTCAAAAGACATTGTCTAAAGAG GGTTTTCATTCCAGTCTTGTTGCAACACAAAGTAATCTGCTGAAAGGGGAGGCCATAGCCTGTCCTTTATTTGAGAAACCAAAGGATAATGAAGTGAAGGAAGCTCAGGAAAATCATCGGCTAAAAGAAGAAACTAAGCTTGTTTCTTATCAATCTATTGAAATATCTGATACTGGAAATACCAAAGACGTTTCTCCATCAGGTCTTAAGAAAGCAGAGGATGATAAAGAGGGGAAAGCTCTGCtcaatgattttgattttgttccAGCTGAAGGTCATCTGCTAAAAGGAGATGTTGAAAAAGAGGAAGCCCAGGGTGGTCATTCTGGCTATGCAGTAACTGAAAGCTGTTTGCTGATGAGGGAAAGTAAGAAAGGTTTACCCACGTGCCCTGAAAATGCAGAGGACAAGAGAAAAGAGCAAGCTGTCTCTGAAGACCTGGCAAATGATGATAGTCTGGAGTTTAGAGCAGAGCAATATCAAGGTTCCATTGAGCTTGAAAAAGTTGCAAA AGATACTTCTACTAGGCAAAAAACTGATGCCGAAGTTCCAAAGAAATCATCTTTGTGGAAAAGTCTGAAGTCATTTGCAGATGGATTTGTCAACATCTGGAGAAAAATGTAA
- the LOC121244628 gene encoding uncharacterized protein LOC121244628 isoform X2, which translates to MAASMGKTQLMMKMKMMARGGHAFSSKSYQKSVRIEINKVVVGSHIQWRGKSYTASVASSDIPSDAQKRRRRVSKDERQAMVESFVNKYREMNGGKFPNLSFAQKQVGGCYYNVRKIIQELKHKSKMSSSDISKESPSRESKVSGSQISGAQKTLSKEGFHSSLVATQSNLLKGEAIACPLFEKPKDNEVKEAQENHRLKEETKLVSYQSIEISDTGNTKDVSPSGLKKAEDDKEGKALLNDFDFVPAEGHLLKGDVEKEEAQGGHSGYAVTESCLLMRESKKGLPTCPENAEDKRKEQAVSEDLANDDSLEFRAEQYQGSIELEKVAKDGGGSSCFTSVPRVFQKVVGGQWVSHTPTPHKQ; encoded by the exons ATGGCGGCCAGCATGGGGAAGACCCagttgatgatgaaaatgaagatgatggCAAGAGGAGGCCACGCCTTTTCTTCAAAATCGTACCAAAAATCAG TGCGTATCGAGATAAACAAAGTTGTTGTTGGTTCGCACATTCAGTGGCGCGGAAAGTCTTATACTGCCTCTGTTGCTTCTTCGGACATACCAAGTGATGCCCAGAAACGCCGGAGAAGGGTCTCCAAAGATGAACGCCAAGCTATGGTGGAATCTTTTGTCAACAA GTACCGGGAGATGAATGGAGGAAAATTCCCAAATTTAAGTTTTGCTCAAAAACAAGTGGGGGGATGTTATTATAATGTTAGAAAGATCATTCAGGAGCTAAAACACAAATCCAAGATGTCTTCCTCAGATATAAGTAAGGAAAGCCCATCACGGGAATCAAAGGTTTCTGGGTCACAAATATCTGGGGCTCAAAAGACATTGTCTAAAGAG GGTTTTCATTCCAGTCTTGTTGCAACACAAAGTAATCTGCTGAAAGGGGAGGCCATAGCCTGTCCTTTATTTGAGAAACCAAAGGATAATGAAGTGAAGGAAGCTCAGGAAAATCATCGGCTAAAAGAAGAAACTAAGCTTGTTTCTTATCAATCTATTGAAATATCTGATACTGGAAATACCAAAGACGTTTCTCCATCAGGTCTTAAGAAAGCAGAGGATGATAAAGAGGGGAAAGCTCTGCtcaatgattttgattttgttccAGCTGAAGGTCATCTGCTAAAAGGAGATGTTGAAAAAGAGGAAGCCCAGGGTGGTCATTCTGGCTATGCAGTAACTGAAAGCTGTTTGCTGATGAGGGAAAGTAAGAAAGGTTTACCCACGTGCCCTGAAAATGCAGAGGACAAGAGAAAAGAGCAAGCTGTCTCTGAAGACCTGGCAAATGATGATAGTCTGGAGTTTAGAGCAGAGCAATATCAAGGTTCCATTGAGCTTGAAAAAGTTGCAAA GGATGGTGGAGGAAGCTCTTGCTTCACGTCAGTGCCAAGAGTTTTTCAGAAAGTTGTGGGTGGGCAATGGGTTTCTCATACTCCAACACCACATAAACAGTAG